GAAATCCCGCCCTGCCACATCGCGCCGGCAGGGTGGCTCGTGATCGCCACCCTCAACCTCCCCTGGAAGGAGGCGATCGGTCCAGAGTGCCAACTCTACATCGCGGACGACCTGCCCCTGGCCCTCCTGGGCGGCGAGGATGACGCTGCCCTGGGTCCACGGCTGGAGGTCGCCATGACGACCCTGTACGCTTCGGAACTGTTCTTCGACCTGTTGTCGGGCGAGGGCGACTACTCGCCGGAGGATCTGGACGACCACTACGCGGTGATGGAGAGGCGGTCCGAGGAAGCCCGAACACTCATGCATGCGTGGGCGCAGGAGGCGAGCCCAGCCCTCGGCTCCCCCCTCCTGTCGGCTGACAGAGATACGGTGCGCTGGGACCTGCCGCAACTCAGCGTCGCCCTCCGCGTCACCCAGGAGGACAAGGAACTGCCTGTCGAGGTGCAGCTCATCCTGACGCCACCCGCCGACGACCGTCTCGGCCCTACTGTTTGAAGCCGTGCGGATGGGACTTGTGCCAGTTCCACGCGGTCTGCACGATCTCCTGCAGGTCCGTGAACTGCGGGGTGAAGCCCAGGTCACGCACGATCTTCGTGGCGTCCGCCACCAGCCGCGGCGGATCGCCCGCCCGGCGCGGCGCGATCTCGCGCTTCAGCGGCGTCCCCGTCACCGCGTCCACGGCGTCCAGCACCTGCTTCACCGAGAAGCCGTGGCCCAGACCGACGTTGTACGTGGCGGCCTCCTGCGTGCCTGCTCCCAGCGCCTCCACGGCCAGCACGTGCGCGTCCGCCAGGTCCTGCACGTGGACGTAATCCCGGATGCACGTGCCGTCCGGCGTGGGGTAGTCCTCGCCGAAGATCATCATCTTCTCGCGCTGCCCCAGCGCCGTCAGGCACGCCAGTTCGATCAGGTGCGTCTGGTTGGCGTGCGCCTCCCCGATGTCCCCGGCGGGAGACGCCCCGCAGACGTTGAAGTACCGCAGGATGGTGTACGGCAGGCCGTGTGCCGCCCCGAAGGCGTGGATCATGCGCTCGGTCATCAGTTTGGACTCGCCGTACACGCTCTCGGGCTGCATGGCGGCGTTCTCGGGGATCGGCACGGCGTCGGTGGTGCCGTACACGGCCGCCGTGGAACTGAACACCAGCGGAATTTTGCGGGTCTCCACGATGCCCTGAAGCAGATTCAGGCTGCCGACCACGTTGTTGCGGTAGTAGCGGCCGGGCGCGCGCATACTCTCGCCCACCTCGATCAGGGCGGCGAAATGGACGACCGCGTCCGGCTGGGTGCGGATCAGGGTGTCCTTGACGGCGCCGGCGTCCAGCAGGTCGGCGCGGACGAGTTCCACGTCGGCCGGGAGCGCCTCCGGGTGCCCGCTGGAAAGGTTGTCCAGTACCACGACCTCGTGTCCGGCACGCCGCAGTTGCCGCACCGTGTGCGACCCGATGTACCCTGCTCCGCCTACCACCAGGATCTTCATAAATCCAGGCTAGCAGGCGGACGGAGGGAGGCTACGCAGGCTGACCAGCGGGCGTCAGTTCTGAGGCCCGGCTGGATGCCGTTTACGCATCCACGCCGATGACGTCCGTCACGCTACTCATGCCGTCGCGCTCCAGCAGACGCGCCAGGCCCCGGTTCAGGTCGCGCACCAGGCCCGGACCGCGGTAGATCAGCGCGGAGTACACCTCGACCAGGGCGGCGCCGGCCCGCAGCTTGTCGTAGGCGTCCTGGGCGCTGAAGATGCCGCCCACACCCACCAGCGGGATGCGCCCGCGCGTGATCCGGTACGCGCCGCGCACGAGGTCGGTCGAGCGCCGCGTGAGGGGTCGGCCGCTCAGACCGCCCGCCTCCGCGCGGTGGGGGTGCGTGAGGCCGTCGCGGCTCAGGGTCGTGTTGCTGACGATCACGCCCTGTGCGCCCGCGTCCAGCGCGGCCTGCACGCTCGCCCCGAAGTCGTCGGGGTGCAGGTCCGGCGCGAGCTTGACCAGCACCGGCGGGCGCCGCAGCGTCCGGACGCGCCCGGCGTCGACCTCGGCCACGACGGCGCGCAGCAGCAGCGCGAGGTCGTCTGCCGCCTGGAGGGCCCGCAGCCCCGGCGTGTTCGGGCTGCTGACGTTCACCACGAAGGCGTCCGCGACCTCCTGAAGGGTCCGCACGCACGTCAGGTAGTCGGATGTGGCGTCCTCGTTGGGCGTGACCTTGTTCTTCCCGATGTTCACCCAGATCGGCACCGGGCGCGTGCCCAGGGCGGCCAGCCGGCCGTGCAGCGCCCCGGCACCGTCGTTGTTGAAGCCCATGCGGTTGATCAGCGCGTCGTCCGGCGGCAGGCGGAACAGGCGCGGGCGGTCGTTGCCGGGCTGCGCCAGCGGGGTCACGGTGCCCACCTCCAGGAAGCCGAAGCCCAGCGCCCCGAAGGCCGGCACCGCCACGCCGTTCTTGTCCAGACCCGCCGCGAGGCCCACCGGCGACGCGTAGGACTGCCCCCACACGGTCTGGGCCAGCCGCGCGTCGGCTGGGGCGGTCACGGCGCGTGCCAGGGCGGGCCAGCCGGGCACCCGCGAGGCCTGCTCCAGCAGGTCCAGGGTGAGGTGGTGGGCGCGTTCCGCGTCCAGGCGGAACAGCAGCGGCTTGGCGAGCGAGGCGTACATCGCCCGTCAGGATAGTGCGGGGGTCGTGCGCCGGCTCACAGACGCGTGAACGCGGGTTCGATCTGCACCAGACGCGCGTGCTGCTGCGTCTCGCTCTCCACGATCAGGTCGGCCAGGGTAGTGCCGCCCAGCACGTCGCGCAGGGCGGTGTCCACCCGCTGCCACAGGCCCTGCGTGCCGCACACGTTCTGGCTGTTGCAGGTGTGGTCGTCCTCCACGCACGACACCGGGGCGATGGAGCCCTCCATGGCCGTGACCACGTCGTAGGCGTTGATCTCGGCGGCGGGCCGGGACAGGCGGTAGCCGCCGTGTGCGCCGCGCGTGCTGCGGATGAACCCGGCGCGGCGCAGGTTGCTGGCGATCTGTTCCAGGTAGTGCTGGCTGATGCCCTGGCGCTCCGAGACGTCCTTGAGCGGTACGGGCTGTCCACCGTGCCGGCCGATCTCGACCAGGGCGCGCAGGCCGTACTGTGCTTTGGTGGACACCCACATGCCCGGCAGTCTAGCGCGGAAATCCGGGCGAAGTGTAAGGATTTCCCCGGCGGCCCGTGAAGGCGGGAGACGCGAAAGCGGCGGACACGAGATCGTCCGCCGCTCCTGCATGCGCTGTCAGTGACCGGTGCGTTCGCTCTGGAGCTGGCCGCGGCCCACGGCATCTTCCAGGCGCACGGCGCCGTGGCGGCGCATCAGGCTCAGGGCCTCGTCGGTGCGGGCGCCGCCGGGATCGCGGGCGATCACCATGGTGTGTCCGCTGCGCAGCGCCGCCTGGAAGCGCTCGGCCTGCGCGGCCGGCACGCCCATGGTGCGCAGCAGCTTCACGTAATCGCCGTGGTCGCTGCCGGCCAGCGCGCCGAACAGCCCACCCAGCGCCGCGCCGCCGATCACGCCGAACAGCATGCCCAGCACGCCGCCGTGCGAGTACACGCGCGTGGCCGGAATGATCACCAGCAGCAGCCAGATCGGCACGGTCATGACCAGACCGCCCACCACGCCGATGACCGCGCCCCGGATCACGCTGCCGGTGCCGCCGGGCGCGCCCGCCTCGGGGCTCACGCCGGTCGCCTGCGCGATGGTGTCCTCGGCGACCACGTCGGACAGGGCAAAGCCCAGGTGATCACGCTGGAAGCCGCGCGTCTTCAGGGCCTCCAGCGCCTGCTGGGCCTGACCGGGTTCACGGAAGAGGGCAACGACGCTTTCCATATCCTGACGTTGTAGCACGGCGCGCGCCCGTGTTGGAGGGAGAACGTCCCGCCGGCGCCGCCCGCGCGCAGCGCGTCAAGACGGTCAGGGCCGGTACGTTTGCCTTGAGGCCGTTTCCTATACTGCCAGCATGACCATCGGGGCAGCGCTGGGCGTGCCGGATGCCGCGTTCGAAACGCGGCTGCGGGACGTGCTGCGCTCGAGGGTGGAGTTCATCGAGCTGATCGGCGAGGATCTGGTCGCAGCCGGCGGCAAGCGCACCCGGCCCCTGATCACGTACCTGTCCGCGCAGGTGCTGGGCGCCGCGCCGCACGGTCCGGCGTGGGCACACGTGGTGGACCTGGGCGTGTGCGTGGAACTGCTGCACTCGGCGTCGCTGCTGCACGATGACCTGATCGACGACGCCGATACCCGCCGCGGTCACCAGGCGGCGTTCCGACGCTTCGGGAACGTGGTGAGCGTGATGAGCGGGGACTTCATGCTCTCGCGGCTGCTGATGCTGCTTGCGGACATGCCGGGCGGCGCGAGCCTCACGCGGATCTTCGGCGAGACGGCCAGCGTGATCTGCGAGGGCGAGGTGCTGCAGTTCCAGGTGGCGGCGTACCAGGACTACACGCTGGAGCACTATCTCAACGTCATCCACGGCAAGACCGCAGCCCTGGCGCAGCTGGCGGCGCGTGGGCCGGCCCTGCTGCTGGGCGCTTCGCCGGAGCAGGAGCGGGCCCTGGCGATCTTCGGGCGCGAGTACGGCATGGCCTTCCAGATGCAGGACGATCTGCTCGACCTCGCGGGCGAGGAAGCGGTGATCGGCAAGCCGGTGGGCGGCGACCTGCGCGAGGGCAAAGCCACCCTGCCACTGCTGTACCTGCTGGACGGCCCGCACGGCGCCGAGGTGCGGACCGTGCTGGAACGCCGCGCCGCGCAGGACGGCGATGTCGAGCGGGTACGGGCACTGGCCGCGCAGGAGGGCGTGGTGCTGCGGACCCGTGATGAGATCCGCCGCCGCGCCGCACTGGCCGTGGACGCCCTGGCGGTCTTCCCGCCCTCCGAGGCGCGTGACGAGCTGGAGCGCCTGGCCGTCCGAGAGATCGAACGCGCCCGCTGACCGTTCCAGTATCCAGGCCGTCCAGGGGAACCGGACGGCTCTTTTCATTCGCCAGGTGAACGGCCAGCCGGCAAACCGGAATCCTGCTGGAACCGCTTCCCAATTTTTCGCGTGTTCAACGGCATTTCGTGGGGTTGACGCCACCTGTCCGCGCGGTGAGGATGTGGGCGGCCCCACGTCCCACCCGGTGTAGGAGCACACCACCCATCCGAAGGGGCCGGCACGTCCCGATGAAGTTGTCTATGCGTGTATGCTCCGGAAGACAGGACATTCCACCCCGCCGCGCCCCGGTGGCGCGGCCCGCGAAGGAGACCAGCGAATGCGGGCATCAGGACTCAACTGGCAGGGCCTCATGGAACAGCTCCAGATGGCCCTGCCCCATTGCGACGTGACCGACCAGTCGCTCGCGTACTTCAAGTACCCCAGGCGCACCGTCAGCCTGAACCTGCCGGTGCGCATGGACGACGGCAACGTGCGGATGTTCCGCGCGTACCGCAGCGTGCACAACACCTCGCGCGGCCCCAGCATGGGCGGCGTGCGGCTGCGCTCGGGCATCGGCGCGCATGAGTGCGAGGTGCTCGCCGCGATCATGACCCTCAAGGCCGCCGTGGCCGATCTGCCGCTGGGCGGCGCCAAGGGCGGCATCGACGTCGACCCCGGCAGCATCAGCGCCCACGAACTTCAGGGTCTGGTGCGGCGCTACGCCAGCGAACTCGTGGAATTCGTCGGCCCCGGCACCGACATCCTGGCGCCCGATATCGGCAGCGACGAGCAGGTCATGGCGTGGATTCTCGACGCCTACGCCGAGAACACGGGCGAGACCATCAGCGGCGTGGTGGTCGGCAAGCCCCTGCCGCTGGGCGGCAGTTACGGTAGCAAGGACGCCCGTGGCCGCAGCGCCGCGCTGGTCACCGGCCGCATCCTGGAACGAGACGGCCGCAGCCTGAACCGCGCCCGCGCCGCCGTGTACGGCTACGGCGCCGTCGGCCGCACCGCTGCCCAGACCCTCGCGGACCAGGGCGCGCTGGTCGTGGCCGTCAGCGACCAGGGCGGTGGCACCTTCGCCAGCGGCGGCCTGGACCTGGACGCCCTGACCGCGCACCGCGCGCAGACCGGCTCGGTGCAGGGCTTCGGCACCGACATCAGCGCCGACGAGCTGGCGGAACTGGACGTGGACGTCCTGCTGCTCGCCTACGACTACGGCGCCGTGCATGCCGGGAACGCCCACGCCGTACGCGCCGACTACGTGGTCGAGGCCACCAACCGCGCCGTGCTGCCCGAGGCCGAACGCTTCCTGCGCGCCCAGGGCGTCACCGTGATTCCGGACCTCGTCGCCAGCCTGGGCGGCGTGGTCGTGAACTACCTCGAATGGGTGCAGGACGCCAGCAACTTCTTCTGGACCGAGGACGAGATCGAGCGCGCCATCGACCAGCGCGTGAACGCCGCCGTGGACGAGGTCATGGCCTTCGCGGATACCCGCCGGGTCGACCTGCGCACCGCGTCCTACGCCGTGGCGCTCAACCGGCTGAACAACGCGACCGTGATGCGTGGGGTGTATCCGTGACCACCAGGTTCCCGGCGCGTAGGGACAACAAGCGCCAACGCGCGGGCCGCCAGACCGGCGAAGTCCTGCACCTCGACCCGATTCCCTCTCCCATCCAAGGAGTTTCCCGATGACCGCCACGCACGACCCGTCCTCCCCGGCGCCCGCTCCGGCGCGCGCGCACGCCATTCCCAGCTACCTCGACCCGAACAACATCGGGCCGTATGAGATCTTCCTCGAGCAGGTCGAGCGCGTCACGCCGTACCTGGGCAAGCTGGCCTTCTGGGTCGAGACCCTCAAGAGGCCCAAGCGCATTCTGGTCGTGGATATCCCGGTGCACCTCGACGACGGCTCGGTGGCGCACTTCGAGGGCTACCGCGTGCAGCACAACACGTCGCGCGGCCCCGCCAAGGGCGGCGTGCGCTTCCACCAGGACGTGACGCTGTCGGAGGTCATGGCCCTCTCGGCGTGGATGACCATCAAGAACGCCGCCGTGAACCTGCCGTACGGCGGCGGCAAGGGCGGCATCCGCCTCGACCCGCGGCAGTACTCCACCGGGGAACTCGAACGCATCACGCGGCGCTACACCAGCGAGATCGGCCTGATCATCGGGCCGGACAAGGATATTCCTGCTCCCGACGTGAACACCGGCCCGCAGACCATGGCGTGGATGATGGACACGTACTCCATGAACGTGGGCCGCACCGCCACGGGCGTCGTGACCGGCAAACCCGTCAGCCTGGGCGGCTCGCTGGGCCGTTCGGACGCCACCGGGCGCGGCGTGTTCGTGACGGGCGCGCAGGCCATGCAGAAACTCGGCCTGCCCATGCAGGGCGCGCGCATCGCCGTGCAGGGCTTCGGGAACGTCGGTGAGGCCGCCGCCCGCATCTTCCATGAACACGGCGCGCGGATCGTCGCCATCCAGGACGTCACCGGCACCATCCACAGCGAGGCCGGCATCGACCCCGCCGCCGCCCTGGCGCACCTGCGCGCCACCGGCCGGATTGTGGGTCTGCCCGGCAGCGAGGAGATCGCCGCCGCCGACTTCTGGGGCGTGGACTGCGACGTCCTGATCCCCGCCGCGCTGGAAAAACAGATCACCCTCCAGAACGCGGACCGGATCAGGGCCCGGCTGATCGTCGAGGGCGCCAACGGCCCCACCATTCCCGCCGCCGACGACCTGCTGGCCGACAAGGGCATCACCGTGGTGCCGGACGTCCTCGCCAACGCGGGCGGCGTGACCGTCAGCTACTTCGAGTGGGTACAGGACTTCAGCTCGTTCTTCTGGACGGAAGACGAGATCAACCAGCGCCTCGACCGCATCATGCGCGACGCATTCCAGAGCCTGTGGGACGTCAAGGAACGCCACGGCGTGACCCTCCGCACCGCCGTGTACATCGTCGCGTGCACGCGGGTGCTGGAGGCGCGGGCGCTGCGCGGCCTGTACCCCTAACCCGAGTCGGGCGGCGTGACCGGGACCTGGCCGCACTGGGCAGGGCGCGCTGCCGAGGAACGCCCGCACCACAACGCCGGGGGCGGGGAGCAGAGGATTCAGGCTCTCCGCCCCCGGCGTTGTGGCCAGCGACCGGCGCCGGGGCCTCCATTCCTGATCCGGATATCACCGGCCGGGCTGCATTGTGTCGGTCAGAAGGGGGAGGTGGCAGAGCAACCGCAGTGCGCGCGGCGTGACAGTCGACAGCAGATCTCGCCGCCCCGGCCTTCCCTGGCCGCCGGCTGACCTCCTCAGGGAAAGGATTGCCCATGTCCAGAACCGCTGTTCTTGCCGGACTCAGCCTGCTCCTGGCCGCCTGCACCTCGACCCCGCCCGTGGAGGCCACGTACTACCGCCTTCAGCTGAAGGGCAACCTGAAGTACCTCGACGCTGACCACTGCACCACGACCCTGGCCCTCAATCCCGGCTCGACATACGCCGACGGCGCCTGTCAGCTGTGGACCCTCGTGGACGTGGGAGGCGGGTACGCCCGCGTGCAGCTCAAGAGCAGCGGCGAGTACCTCGACGCGCCGGGTTGCGCGAGCCCCGTGGTCGTGGGTGCCAGGTCCACGGTCCAGGACGGCGCGTGTCAGGAATGGCGGCTGGTGCCCGACACGGACGGCTGGTCACGCCTTCAGCTCAAATCCACCGGGCAGTATCTCGATGCGGCCCAGTGCGCCGGGCCGATCGGCCTGGACACCGCCTCGGCGTATCTGAACGGCGCGTGTCAGCTCTGGAAACTGGTGCCGGTGTCCCCAGGCTGAGCGACACCTCACAGCGGGAACCACAAGAGTTGACAGGGCATGCCCTTTAACTCTTGTGGGGCGAGCAGAGAGAGTGACCGCTGTCAGTACAGCTTGTCCAGCACGTCGTCCTTCATCACGAAGGAGTTCTCCTTGGCGGGGAACTGCCGGGCGCGCACCTCGGCGGCGTAGGCGGCGATGGCCTCGCGCGACAGCTTCCCGATCTCGGCGTAGCGCTTGGCGATCTTCTTGTCCTCGCCCTCGTACATGCCGAGCAGGTCGTGCGTGACCAGCACCTGTCCGTCGCAGTTTACGCCCGCCCCGATGCCGATGGTCGGAACGGCCAGCCGCTCCGAGATCAGCCGCGCCAGCCGCGCGGGAATCGCCTCCAGCACCACCGCGAAGGCTCCCGCGCGTTCCAGCGCCACGGCGCCCTCCAGCGTCCGGCGGGCCGTGTCGTCGTCCTTGCCCTGCACGCGCAGGCCGCCCTGGGCCGTCGCGGTCTGCGGCATCAGGCCCACGTGACCCATCACGGGAATGCCGTTGCGGGTCAGGGTGTCCACGACCTGCAGGATCTCGGTGGTCGCGCCCTCCATCTTCACGGCGTCCGCGCCGGTTTCCTGAATCACCTTCACGGCGTTGCGCATGGCGTCCTGTGTGCCCGTGTGGTACGTCCCGAATGGCAGGTCCACCACCATGAAGGTGTCCGGCGCTCCCCGCCGCACCGCCCGCGCGTGGTGGATCATGTCGCCCAGCGTGACCGGGGCGGTGCTGTCGTAGCCCAGCACCACGTTCCCCAGCGAGTCGCCCACCAGGATCACGTCGACGTCCGCCGCCTGCGCGTGCTTCCCGCCAGGGTAGTCGTAGGCAGTGACCATCACCAGCGGCTGTTCGGAGCCCTGCAACTCCGGGATGCTGCGTTTCATGCAGGGAGGGTAGCAGAGGGGCAGGGGAGACCCCGGCGCACTACCGGTTCAGTCCTCCGCCACGTCCGTGAGGTCCATCGCGCGCAGTTCCGGGGCGAGGGCGGCGGTCACGCCCACCACGATCAACGTCACGATGCCGCCCAGCCACACGCTGCGGGTGGTGCCCAGCAGCTTCGCGGCGACGCCGCTCTCGAAGGCGCCGAGTTCGTTGCTGGCGCCGATGAACATGCCGCTCACGGCGTTCACGCGCCCGCGCATGTGGTCGGGCGCCTTGAGTTGCAGGGTGGCGCTGCGGATGACCATGCTGATGCCGTCGAACACGCCCGCGAAGATCAGGGCGGCCACGCTGAGGTAGAAGTTCCTCGACAGGCCGAACACGATCATGCACACGCCGAAGCCCGCGACGACGCTTAGGAGGATGCGGCCCGCTCCCTTGCCGGGCGGGTGCCGGGTGGCGTAGAGCATCACCAGCAGCGCGCCGATGCTGGGCGCGGCGACCAGCACGCCCAGCCCCTTCGGGCCGACCGCCAGGATGTCTGACGCGAAGATGGGCAGCAGGGCGACCGCGCCGCCGAACAGCACGGAGAACAGGTCGAGCGCCATGCTGCCGACCAGCACCTGCCGCTGCATGACGAAGGCCAGCCCGGCCTTGACACTGTCCCAGATGGGTTCGCCGGGTGTGAACGCGGGGCGGGGCTTGGGTTTGACGTACAGCACGCAGCCCAGCGACACGACGAACAGCACGAACGCGAAGGCGTACGCACCGGCCGGGCCGACCGACGCGTACAGCACGCCGCCCACCGCCGGCCCGGCGATCCCGGCAGCCTGCCACGCGCTCGACCGCCACGCGCTGGCGCGCAGCAGCAGGTCGCGCGGCACGACCTGTGCCTGAAACGCGGGCAGCGCCGGGTCGGAAAAGCCGCGCGCCACGCCCAGCGTGAAGATCAGGGCCAGGATCGGCAGCGTACCGCCCACCAGAGCGTGCGGGGCGTACAGCGCGAAGCACCCGGCGCACACGACCTCCACGGTGATGGTCGCCAGCAGGATGCGGCGCCGGTCGTTGCGGTCCGCGACCACGCCGCCCAGCAGCGCGAGGCTCAGCGCAGGAATCGCCTCGACCAGCCCCAGGATGCCGAGGGTAAGGGGATTTTTGGTGATCTGGTACAGCTGGTACGCGACCGTCAGGGCGACGGCGCGGCCCGCCAGGGTGCTGGTCACGGCGGCCAGCAGCATGGCGCGGAATTCCGGGAGCTGGAGAACGGACGTGCTGGTCGCCGGCAGGGCGGCGGATTCGGGCGGCGCACTCACCGGCGCAGTCTAGACCCGGCCGCGCCGCGGAGCGTCTTCAGGCGCCCTTGATGACCTCGCCCCAGCGGCCCAGCAGCAGGTAGATAATCCAGCCGGTCACGGCGACGTACAGCCACACCGGCACGGTCCAGCGCACCCACGCGCGGTGCCGGTTGAAGTACACGCGCGCGCCCGGCGCGTCGATGTTGCCGAGGTTCCCCGCCGCCTTCAGCCCCCGGTACGCGTTAAACAGAGCGCCCAGCGCGAGCGGCAGGTTCGCGGCGGCCAGGATGATGTGGCTGATCAGCAGCGCGATATATGCGCCGTGGTTGGGCCCGACGTACTTCTTCTCGTAGCCCAGGCCCAGGCGCGTCAGGTACAGCACCAGGAACAGCGTGGCGAGGCTGGACGCGACGATCATCGCCCGCATGTGCGCCTCGCGGTTGCGGTGGCGGATGAAGTACACCCCGACGAGCAGGGCCACCCCGCTCAGGACGATGGTGATGACTGACCACTGGTTGATCGTTTCCGCCATGACCCGCGCAGTCTAGGGGGTGCGCGTCGGGTCAGGTGTCCGGGCGCTGTGGGGACAATTCTCCGGCGGGTGGCGTGCATACAATGCCCGTGGACTTCGCCGCTCGTGGCCGGCGAAGGCAAAAGGCGGTGGAGGAGTGAGTGGAACGCTGACGGCTGCCCGCGCGGGTGCGGGCGTGTGGCTGCCCCGGCTGGCGTGGGCGGCGCTGGCCTACAACGTGCTGGTGATCCTGTGGGGGGCCGTGGTGCGCCTGACCACCTCGGGCGCCGGCTGTGGCGCGCACTGGCCGCTGTGCAACGGAGTGGTGCTGCCCCCCAGTCCGACCCTGCACACGGTCATCGAGTTCAGTCACCGGCTGACCAGTGGCGCGAGCGGGCTGCTGGCCATTGCCCTGGTCGTGCTGGCCTTCCGCGTGACCCCGAAGGGCCACCCGGCGCGGCTGGGCGCGGCCCTGAGCCTGGGCCTGATCGTGCTGGAGGGGCTGGTGGGCGGCGTGCAGGTGCTGCTGGGCCTGACCGCGACCTCCACCGACCCGGCGCGCGGCTTCGTGCAGGGGGTACACCTGGCGAACACCTTCGCGCTGCTGGGCGCGCTGCTGCTCACGGCGCTGTGGGCGTCGGGGGCGCCGGCCGTACGGCTGCGCAGGCAGGGCCGGGCGGGCACGCTGGGCTACGTGGCCCTGGCGCTGCTGCTGCTGCTGGGCATGGCGGGCGCCGTGACCGCGCTGGGCGACCTGCTGTTCCTGCCCGCCGACGGCACGCCCATCGACACCGTGAAGCATGACTACGCGGCCACGGCGAACGTGCTCCAGAACCTGCGCGTGATCCACCCCATGCTGGCGATCGTGGTGAGCGCGTTTCTGGTGTGGCTGGCTGCCTGGTTCCGGCGCGAGCGCCCCTCGCCGGGCGTGGAGCGCTGGAGCGTGGCCGTGTGGGGACTGATCGCCGCGCAGCTCGTGCTGGGCTTCCTGAACGTGGCGCTGCGCGCTCCGGCGTGGCTGCAGCTCTCGCACCTCGCGCTGGCGTGCGCGCTGTGGCTGGCCACGCTGACCCTGGTGTACTTCGCGCTCACGGCGCTGACCGTGCAGGGCGCGCCGCGCACCGTCGCCGGCCGGGTGGGCGCATGACCGCCTCCGACCACGTCACGCGCTCTGATACGGTGACGGGCATGTCGTCCGCCACGCCCGTCCGCGCCACCTGGCGGGACTACTTGGCGCTCACCAAGCCCAAGGTGATCAGCCTGCTGCTGTGGACGACCGTCACCGCCATGGTGATGGCCGCGCGCGGCTGGCCGGGCCTGTGGCTGCTGGTCGTGGTCAGCGTGGCCGGATACATGTCGGCCGGGTCGGCGGGCGTGTTCAACATGATCATCGACCGCGACATCGACCTGAAGATGGCGCGTACCGCCAAGCGGCCCACCTCCAGCGGGCTGATCTCCACCCGCGACGCGGCCGTGTTCGGCGCGGCGCTGCAGGTGCTGTCCTTCGTGGCGCTGTGGGTGTGGGCCACGCCGCTGGCCGCATGGATGAGCCTGGCGGGGTTCGTGACCTACGTGGGGCTGTACACCGCCCTGCTCAAGCGCCGCACGTGGCACAACATCGTGCTGGGCGGCGCGGCCGGGTGCTTCCCGCCGCTGGTCGGCTGGGCGGCCGTGACCGGCGACCTGAACCTGTTCGCGTGGTTCCTGTTCGCGGTGATCTTCTTCTGGACACCGGTGCACTTCTGGGCGCTGGCCCTGATGATCAAGGAGGAGTACCGCGAGGTCGGCATTCCCATGCTGCCAGTCGTGCACGGCGAGAAGCTGACGGTCGCGCAGATCGGGCTGTACGCCATCTACACGGTGGTGCTCTCAGTGATGCCGGTGTTCTTCCACGAGGTGGGCGCGCTGTACTTCGTGCTGGCCACCGCGCTGGGAGCGTGGCTGCTGGTGCTGTCGTGGCGGCTGTACCGGCACGTCGCGTCGGGCCAGGTGGTCGAGCGCCGCGTGGCGGTGCCGCTGTACCTGTATTCGATGCTGTATCTGGCGCTGCTGTTCGTGGCCGGCGCCGCCGACCGCACCCTGTTCGCGCACCTCGGCTGAACCGGGCGGATGGGCCGCGGGCAGGACACTTTACCCGGGACTCATGGTGTTCCATGGCGGGTATGCCTGACCGAACGGTCGAGACGGAGCGCTGGAACGCGCGGCCGGACCGGGTGAACGCCGCACCCCCGGCGTCCGGACGCACTAAACTGCAGGGCAGAGGAAAGGAGTGATCTTGAACACCACCCAAGACCGCCACCGCGGCACCCGGAGGCACGTCGGCCGGACGGGCGCCCTGGCCGCCGCACTGGGCATGGCGCTGCTCAGCGGTTGCCAGCAGGTTCGGCAGAGCATCTCGATCGGCGACATGTCGTCCGCCTACAACCGTGAGATCTGGTGGATGAGCCTGTGGGCCATCGCGCTGTCGATCATCATCTTCGTCGGCGTGTCGTACGCGCTG
The genomic region above belongs to Deinococcus metalli and contains:
- a CDS encoding Glu/Leu/Phe/Val family dehydrogenase → MTATHDPSSPAPAPARAHAIPSYLDPNNIGPYEIFLEQVERVTPYLGKLAFWVETLKRPKRILVVDIPVHLDDGSVAHFEGYRVQHNTSRGPAKGGVRFHQDVTLSEVMALSAWMTIKNAAVNLPYGGGKGGIRLDPRQYSTGELERITRRYTSEIGLIIGPDKDIPAPDVNTGPQTMAWMMDTYSMNVGRTATGVVTGKPVSLGGSLGRSDATGRGVFVTGAQAMQKLGLPMQGARIAVQGFGNVGEAAARIFHEHGARIVAIQDVTGTIHSEAGIDPAAALAHLRATGRIVGLPGSEEIAAADFWGVDCDVLIPAALEKQITLQNADRIRARLIVEGANGPTIPAADDLLADKGITVVPDVLANAGGVTVSYFEWVQDFSSFFWTEDEINQRLDRIMRDAFQSLWDVKERHGVTLRTAVYIVACTRVLEARALRGLYP
- a CDS encoding RICIN domain-containing protein; translated protein: MSRTAVLAGLSLLLAACTSTPPVEATYYRLQLKGNLKYLDADHCTTTLALNPGSTYADGACQLWTLVDVGGGYARVQLKSSGEYLDAPGCASPVVVGARSTVQDGACQEWRLVPDTDGWSRLQLKSTGQYLDAAQCAGPIGLDTASAYLNGACQLWKLVPVSPG
- the panB gene encoding 3-methyl-2-oxobutanoate hydroxymethyltransferase, with protein sequence MKRSIPELQGSEQPLVMVTAYDYPGGKHAQAADVDVILVGDSLGNVVLGYDSTAPVTLGDMIHHARAVRRGAPDTFMVVDLPFGTYHTGTQDAMRNAVKVIQETGADAVKMEGATTEILQVVDTLTRNGIPVMGHVGLMPQTATAQGGLRVQGKDDDTARRTLEGAVALERAGAFAVVLEAIPARLARLISERLAVPTIGIGAGVNCDGQVLVTHDLLGMYEGEDKKIAKRYAEIGKLSREAIAAYAAEVRARQFPAKENSFVMKDDVLDKLY
- a CDS encoding MFS transporter; this translates as MSAPPESAALPATSTSVLQLPEFRAMLLAAVTSTLAGRAVALTVAYQLYQITKNPLTLGILGLVEAIPALSLALLGGVVADRNDRRRILLATITVEVVCAGCFALYAPHALVGGTLPILALIFTLGVARGFSDPALPAFQAQVVPRDLLLRASAWRSSAWQAAGIAGPAVGGVLYASVGPAGAYAFAFVLFVVSLGCVLYVKPKPRPAFTPGEPIWDSVKAGLAFVMQRQVLVGSMALDLFSVLFGGAVALLPIFASDILAVGPKGLGVLVAAPSIGALLVMLYATRHPPGKGAGRILLSVVAGFGVCMIVFGLSRNFYLSVAALIFAGVFDGISMVIRSATLQLKAPDHMRGRVNAVSGMFIGASNELGAFESGVAAKLLGTTRSVWLGGIVTLIVVGVTAALAPELRAMDLTDVAED
- a CDS encoding DUF420 domain-containing protein, whose product is MAETINQWSVITIVLSGVALLVGVYFIRHRNREAHMRAMIVASSLATLFLVLYLTRLGLGYEKKYVGPNHGAYIALLISHIILAAANLPLALGALFNAYRGLKAAGNLGNIDAPGARVYFNRHRAWVRWTVPVWLYVAVTGWIIYLLLGRWGEVIKGA
- a CDS encoding COX15/CtaA family protein yields the protein MSGTLTAARAGAGVWLPRLAWAALAYNVLVILWGAVVRLTTSGAGCGAHWPLCNGVVLPPSPTLHTVIEFSHRLTSGASGLLAIALVVLAFRVTPKGHPARLGAALSLGLIVLEGLVGGVQVLLGLTATSTDPARGFVQGVHLANTFALLGALLLTALWASGAPAVRLRRQGRAGTLGYVALALLLLLGMAGAVTALGDLLFLPADGTPIDTVKHDYAATANVLQNLRVIHPMLAIVVSAFLVWLAAWFRRERPSPGVERWSVAVWGLIAAQLVLGFLNVALRAPAWLQLSHLALACALWLATLTLVYFALTALTVQGAPRTVAGRVGA